The following nucleotide sequence is from Kineobactrum salinum.
GTTGTAAAAACCAACGACTTGAGATACAAAGCACCCCGCACGTAACCTCCAGCACAAGGCTCCCTTAGATGCGCTATTTAACCGCATTACTGGCCCTGTTGGTGTCCATAGGCGGCTTTGCCGCGGATACTCAGCGCCCGCAATTCACCTTTACCGCAATACCCGACCAGAATGAAGCCGAACTGATGCGGCGCTTCGAACAGGTTGCCCACTACCTTTCCGGACAACTGGGGGTGAACGCCAGGTATATTCCGGTCAAGAGTTACCCGGCAGCAATTACTGCCTTCAGAAACAATCAGGTTCAGCTGGCCTGGTTTGGCGGACTTTCCGGGGTTCAGGCGCGCAGGATGGTGCCAGGTTCCGAAGCCATTGCCCAGGGCTATGAGGACCAGTTTTTCAAGACTTATTTTATCGCCCACAAGAGCGCCGGCATCACCCCGGGCGATGAGCTGCCACAGGCCATTGCCGGCAAGACCTTCACCTTCGGCTCAAAGGGCTCCACATCCGGGCGGCTGATGCCGGAGTTCCATATTCGGAAGGTTTTTGGCAAAGCGCCGGCGCAGGTATTCTCCCGGGTGGGGTTCAGCGGCGATCACAGCCGGACCATTGCGCTGGTGCAATCTGGTGCCTTCGAGATTGGTGCACTTAATTATGCGGTCTGGGACAAAGCCGTCGTGCAGGGAGACGTGGATACGAACCAGGTATCAGTTATCTGGACCACGCCGGAATACGCCGACTACCAGTGGACGGTGCGAGGTGATATCGATGAACACTTCGGAGCCGGCTTCAAGGAACAGTTGGGCCGCGCATTACTGGCCATTGATGACAAGAGAATACTGGAAAGCTTCTCCAGGTCCGGCTTTGTTCCAGCTGACAACGATGTCTATCAGGCGATCAAACAAACCGCACAGGATATCGGCCTGCTCGACGACTTCTGATGAGCCTGCTGCTCGAGCTGAAAGACTGCCGGCTAAACTATCCGAGCAACGTCAAAGGCGAAGACGACAAACTGGCCCTGGCCATAGATCACCTGAGCATCCGGGCAGGGGATCGTATCGCCCTGCTTGGCAAAAGCGGCGCCGGCAAGAGCACACTGTTGCGCCATATCCGCAGCCAGTTGAGTGACCGGGCCAGCTGGTGTCCTCAAGACGCTTCGCTGGTGCCGCAGCTCAAGGTTTTTCACAATATTTGCTCAGGTGCCCTGGATCGCCATTCAGGTTTTGTAAACCTGAAGAACCTGCTGCTGCCCTCATCGCGTTTCAAGGCCGAGGTCGCTGCCCTGGCTGAACCGCTGGGAATTTCAGCATGGCTCTGGACCAAGGCCGATGAACTCTCCGGCGGCCAGCAGCAGAGAGTCGCCATCGCCCGAGCGCTCTATCAGCAAAAACCCATCCTGCTGGCCGACGAGCCGGTGTCAGCGCTGGACAAGTTGCAGGGACAGAGGATTCTCGAACTTCTCGCGAGTCGTCACGGCACCTCGGTGATTGCCATGCATAACGCGGAGCTGGTTTTGGCAGTATGCAACCGGGTGATCGGACTGAAGGACCAGCGGATACTGCTGGACTGTCGCGTCGATCAGCTCGGTGCCGAAGCCATCAGGCAACTGTATCAGTGATGCTCTTTTTCAAGCGCTTTCGCCAGCAGCGACGCAGCCTGAGAAGACTCACCTTCCATTTTGTAGCAATTGCCCTCTTCTGTCTGATATTTGCTGATATCGATATCAGCACCCGAAGCCCGGGCCACGAATTGTGGCTGATGGCGCAGGGGCTGGTAACGCCCCGGATTGATGATTCCCGGCAATGGCTGGATGCCGTCATCTACACCCTGACCTTCTCGCTGCAAGGCGTCATCCTGGCCGCCGGCCTCGGTTTCATTCTGGCAGTGTTCTACCATCTGGCATGGGTGCGGGTACTTGCCGCCAGCCTGCGCTCGGTACACGAGGTCTTCTGGGCGCTGATATTCATACAAGTCCTTGGCATTTCCACCCTGGCGGGTGTACTCGCAATTATGCTGCCCTTCGGTGGAACCATGGCCAAGGTCTACGGCGAGCAGCTGGAGGAAGTGGACCCCTCCCCTGCCAACGCAGCGTCGCCGGGTGGGAGCACAAGCCTCAGTCACTTCTTCTACACCAGACTGCCGCTGGCCTTCCACGCGATGCGCAACTACACCGCCTATCGGATGGAGTGCGCCATCCGCTCCTCCGTGGTGCTGGGTTTTATCGGCCTGCCCACGCTGGGCTTTCATCTGGAAACCGCGTTGCGCGCCGGCGACTACTCCTCGGCAAGCGCCCAGTTGCTCACCCTGCTGGCACTGGTGTACTCGCTGCGATTCTGGTTCCGGGCGAAATGGCTCTGGATCCTGGTGCCGGTGGCCTTTGTCGCCAGACCGCCCTATGGGCAGTGGAACACCGCCAACCTGGGCCAGTTTCTGCGGGACTGTGTGCCGGCGCCGCTGCGACAGGACTGGCCCGCGGAGAAAACCCTGAGCTGGCTGCTGGGACTCGGTGAACAAATCGCCTCCGGGGTCTGGAATACTGTCGTGCTGGCGCAGATCGTGCTGGTGCTGACCGGTATTTTTGCCCTGCTCGGTTCCACCCTGAATTCCCCGCACTTTGCCGCAGGCATGTCGAGAAGGGTCGGTGACGGCGTCCTGTTGATCCTGAGATCCCTGCCCGATTACCTGTTGAACTTTATCGGCCTGATTGTACTGGGGCCCTCCATGCTACCGGCCATAATAGCGATGACGCTGCACAACGGCGCCATCATCGGGCACCTGCTGGGTGCGCACAGCAGCGCAATCGAACCGGCCGTCGTCCCGTCCGGCCCGCTCAGCCGCTTCGTCTACTACTATGTTCCGACCCTGTATCAGCGTTTTCTGGCTTACTGCTTTTACCGCTGGGAAATTATCATTCGCGAAACCGCCATGCTGGGTATCCTCGGCATCCCCACCCTGGGCTTCTATATCGACTCCGCGTTTGAGTTTCTGCGCTTTGATGTTGCCATGATACTGATTGCCGTCAGCGCCGGCATGACGCTTTCAGCAGATTGCTTCTCGAGAAAACTCAGGCAGCAGTTCCTGCGGTACGGCCAGGACCAAAAAGAACTGTAGTGAACAGCTCCATGGATGTTGGTGTTATCCTAGAAGCACCGGGCTCAGCATTCGATACAGGCTCATCGCAGTTTAGCTGTCAACAAAGATGCTCAACCGGTGCGGAGCGCAGATAGCGTTCGCTAAAGATATCCTCCGGCAGGCCGACATCCTAAGCCAGCGGGCTGTAGCGGACCAGGATCTTCGAGCCCGCCTGAAGGTTTTCCATGCTGCCCAGCACAGCTCATGGTGATCGGCATCGACGCTGCGGCCACTGACGTCCTCGTAACAGTAGTACGGACCAGGCACAGAGTAGCTTGTATCAACCCACTACCAGAATAGGCGCCTCGCTCTGACGATTGAGTTCCCGCAGAGCGGCTTCGCCCAGATCCACAGTAAAACTGGCAGGCAGCAGCATCAGATCCGCGTCAGTGCCCGACTGCAGCTTTCGTAACAGCTCGCCGGTGTCGGCGGTACTGATCCAGTAAACCCGGGCGCCGCTCTCTGACAGCGCAGATATAATACGGCTGGGAATCGCTTTATTGCCGTAGACCAGAATTCGGCGGGTCAGCCCGGCGGCCACCAGATCCTGTAGCAACAGGAAACAGCGGTCCGATGCCTGACAATTGTCATATACCCACTGGACAGCTTGCAGCGGCGCCCCTCCCTGAGCCATACCAGTCCGGCGGCGGGTCTTCTTGACCGCCGGCAAAAACAGGTCCCGCCGCCTCTCAAGGACGACCTGAAAAGAAAAGTGCTCCGATGTCTCCTCCATCCTGAAGGAGACCTTGCGCGGCCGGACCCGCTGTTCCAGAAAGTCCGCTATCAAGGCGCTTTTCTGTCGCTGCAACTGATCGAGGCTCGCCGAGGCCAGCTCCCGCTCCTCTCCCGAAGCCGTCACAATCTCCGTGGTGAAGGGTAGCCGGGCCACTTCCCGCAGCAGTTCGTCGCTTATCAGGCGTGCGTTGATTCCGGCCTTCAACCTCTCCGCCAGCAGGATCGCCGCATCCAGTGAGGTATGACGGACCCGCTGAGGATCGATGACAATATATATTTCCCGTTCCGGGATATCGTTACTCATCGTCGCCTCTGCCAGGCTGATCGTCGTGTTCGGAACTGGAAAAATTCTTGCGTTTGGCTGTCCAGTCGTCAAGACAGGCCATCACCTTGCCATTGATACTGCCCTTCGGATAATTGCCCTCGGTATCCTTTTCTCCGGCCGGCGTACCGAGAAGAATCTCCAGGGCCTCGTCAATGTACTCCACCGCATAGATGGCAAACTGCCTTTCCCTCGCGGCAGCGACCACATCTTCCCGCAGCATGAGATGTTTGCGATTGGCCGAAGGGATGATAACTCCCTGCTTGCCGTTGAGGCCGCGGGCGCTGCAAATGTCAAAAAAGCCCTCGACTTTTTCGTTGACGCCACCGATAGCCTGGACCTGACCCAACTGATTGACGGACCCTGTAGCCGCAAAATGCTGATACACCGGGATACGGGAGAGTGAGGAGATCAGCGCCGCCAGCTCCGCAACCGAAGCGCTATCGCCCTCCACGCCGCCATAGGACTGCTCAAATGCCAGGGTGGCCGCCAGGGAATGAGGTCTGTCCGCGGAATAGCGGCTGGCGAGAAAGGACGAGATGATCATCACACCCTTGGAGTGAATACGACCGCCGAGTTTGGCCTCCCGCTCGATATCAATTACGCCTCCGGATCCCAGTCGGGTCGTTGCCGTTATCCGGGTAGGTTTGCCAAAGGCATAATTGCCGAGCTGATAAACTGACAGGCCGTTGACCTGCGCAATTTTGGCACCCTCCGTGTCCACCAGCTGGATTTCCCGAAGAATATGTTCATGGGATCTTTCCCGCAGCTGGTCCACCCGAAAGATACCCGCTTCCACCGCCTTGCCGACGTCCGCCCTGGTGATGGTCTCGGCGTTATTTTGCCGGGCCAGGTAATCACTCTCCCGCAGCAGGTCACTGAGGCTTCCGATATGCAGTGAAAGTTTTTCGGCATCCTCAATATTCCGGGAGCACTGTTCGATCACCCGGGCCACGGCACCCCTTTCCAGCGGCAGTAACTGATGACGGGTCTGCAAGGTCTTTACCAGCCTGGCAAACAGGCGGACACTCTTTTCCTCGATGGCTGTGTCTTCCGACATGTCGGCCGCCACCTTGAACAATTGGCCGAACTCGGGATCGAACTGTTGCAGCAGGTAGTAGATGTGGCGGTCTCCGGTGAGAATGACCTTGGTATTCAGGGGAATGGGCTCCGGTTCCAGTTGGATGGTACTGGCGAAACTGAACATCTGCTCCAGGGACTGAATGCGAATTTCCCGGGCCTTTAGAATCCGCTTCAGCGCATCCCAGGCGAAGGGGTTGGTCAGCACCTTTGCCGCATCGAGCACCAGGTAGCCGCCATTGGCCTGGTGCAGGGCGCCGGGCTGGATCAGGTTGAAGTCAGTGATCAGTGTGCCGTATTGGGAAAGGTGTTCTATACGCCCCACCAGATTGATGAACGAGGGATTATCCTCGTGAACCACCGGGGCATATTTCTGCTCCGAATTGTCCACCAGCACATTGACACTGTAGTGACGGAATTCCCGTGCCTTGGTATGCGCCATCTCGGCGGGCAAGTCCCCCTCGCCCTCCGTCTGGCGAAATGCGTCGACATTTTCGATAACATTTGTCTTGACCGCTTCCAGATAATTGAGAACTTCCGGTAGCGATTCATATTTCAATTTGAGATCCTGAAACAGCTGGTCGATCACCAGCTTGCTGTACTCCCGGTTCAGGTCACGCATTTTTTCCCGCCCCTCTTTCACCCACTGGGGCAGCTGACGGACAATGGCTTTCAACTCTTCCTTGAGGGACTCGACTATCTCCATCTGGCGTTGTTTTTCCGCATCGGGCAGCGTCTCGAAATCCGCCGGGGAAAGAATCTTGTCGTCCCTGGTGGGTGCCAGGGTATAGCCGTTGGGGGTCTGAATCAGGGCCACGCCCTTGTCTTTGGCCTTCTCGCTCAACTCATTGAACGCCTCTTGTTCACGCTGAGTGTAGCGCTCCGCCAGATCCTGGACCTGGCTCTGGTACTCCTCGCTCTGGAAGGCAGCGGGAATACTGATCAGCAGATCTTCCACTGTGTGCAGCATATCTTCCCGGAATGCCCTGCCGGTACCGGCCGGCAACGCCAACATGATCGGCCTGTGGGGCTGGTCGAAATTGTTGACATAGCACCAGTCCAGCAAGCTGGACAGGGGCTCCCTGCCCTGATCCAGTATTTCCGCCAGCAGCTCATGTTTGCCCACGCCGGCGGACCCCAGAAGAAACATGTTATAACCGTCGTGGCGGATACCCATCCCGAACCGGAGCGCCTCCACTGCCCGATCCTGACCCAGGTGATCCGCCAGCGGTTCCAGCTCGTCGGTGGTGTCGAAACCCAGATCATCCAGGTTACAGGGCCGATAAAGCGCCTCGATCGCAAGTGGGTCGATTGACTTCGTGTGAGTGGAATCCATACTTTATTTCCAGTGCTTATAACGAGGTTTGTAATCAGACCGTGTAAATCCTGGGAACCGCCGATCAAGTCGCTGGCGCCTCAGGCTTTACCTTGCCGGGCGTGTCAAGGCAAAGCGCCGCAGAGCGGGCCTTTGGTGCACACTGGACTGCGTCGCAGCGCTCGTCAAGAACAACCACCTTGACCGTCATGATACAAGCAGTCCTTCAAGATGATAAAGTCAGGGTTGACCGGAAACCGGATATTCAGTGGAGAACCTCATGACGGCAGATAGCAGGCAGGTCATCTCCTTCGAGGAGGTCAATCGCAGCGCAACGGCACAGGTGGGCGGTAAAAATGCCTCCCTCGGCGAGATGGTGTGTCATCTGGAGGGACAAGGCGTCGCAGTACCACCAGGCTTTGCGACTACCTCTCACGCCTATTGGCAGTTTGTAGAACTGAACGAACTGAAACAGCCAATCATGGATGCACTCAAGGACATGCAAGAGGGCAAGGCAACACTTGCAGCGACAGGCACATTGCTGCGCCGGCTGTTCCTGAAAGGAACCTGGCCGGAAGACACTGCCCAGGCTATCCGGGACGCCTATGCCCAGCTCTGTGTTCGTATCGGCCGGGATGATGCCGATGTCGCCGTGCGCTCCAGCGCCACCGCCGAAGACCTGCCCGAGGCCAGCTTCGCCGGCCAGCAGGAAAGCTTCCTCAACATTCGAGGCGCGGACGCGCTGCTGGATGCCTGCCGCCAGTGTTATGCCTCACTGTTTACAGACCGGGCCATCAGTTACCGGGAAACAAAACACTTTGACCACCTGCAGGTAGCGCTTTCTGTGGGTGTTCAGGTCATGGTGCGTTCCGATACCGGCAGTGCCGGCGTCATCTTCACCATCGACCCCGAAACAGGTTTCGACAAGGTGGCAGTTATCGACGCGGCCTGGGGTTTGGGAGAAACCGTAGTGCAGGGGACGGTGGAACCGGATGAATACCAGGTTTTCAAGCCTCTGCTGACGAAAGACCAACTGGAGCCAATTATTGGAAAACGGCGCGGCGCCAAGGAACTGAAAATGGTATATGCCGAGGATGGCGTCAAGTCCACCCGGACGGTCCCCACCTCTCGCGCGGAACGCGAGGCCTTTGTCCTGGCCGACGCCGAAATTCTGCAATTGGGTCGCTGGGCCTGCATCATTGAAAAGCACTACGGCTGTCCCATGGATATCGAATGGGCCAAGGATGGGGAAACCTCTGAATTATTCATCGTGCAGGCACGCCCGGAAACCGTACAGTCCCGCAAGGTCGCGGGCAAATTTCTCAGCTACCGCCTGAAGAACAAGGGCAAAAAACTGGTCGCCGGCCTCAGCATCGGCGACGCGGCGGTCACCGGCAAAGTCTGCGTACTGGACAGCGCACAGGATATCGACCGCTTTGTCGATGGAGCCGTGCTGGTCACCGAAAATACCGATCCGGACTGGGTGCCCATCATGAAACGCGCGGCAGCCATTGTTACCGACCACGGTGGACGCACGTCTCATGCCGCCATTATAAGCCGCGAACTGGGGCTCCCCGCCGTGGTCGGCAGCGGCAATGCCAGCAAGGTGCTGAAGGATAACCAGGAAGTAACCGTGTCCTGCGCCGAAGGAGACAAAGGCTTTGTCTATGAGGGCTACGCCGAAGTGCTCACCGACGCCATCGATCCTTCCGACCTGCCCGTAACTCGCACCCGAATTATGCTCAACCTGGCCGATCCGGCATCCGCCCTGCACTGGTGGCGCCTGCCGGCGGACGGCGTAGGCCTGGCCAGGATGGAGTTCGTAGTGGGCAACCACATCAGAGTGCACCCCATGGCCCTGGTCAACTACGAGCAACTGGAGGACAGCGGGGTCAAGCGCCAGATTGATGAGCTGACCAAGGGTTATACAGAGAAGGCGGACTATTTCGTTGATCAACTGGCCCTGGGGCTGGCCCGTATCGCCGCCGCCCTGTACCCCGACCCTGTGATTGTCCGCATGAGCGACTTCAAGACCAACGAATACGCCAACCTGATCGGTGGCGCCGGCTTCGAACCTCACGAAGAGAACCCGATGCTGGGCTTCCGCGGCGCCTCCCGTTACTATTCCCCCCGCTACCGGGAGGGTTTCGCCCTCGAGTGCCGCGCTATCAAACGGTTGCGGGAAGCTATGGGCTTCACCAACGTCGTAATGATGATCCCCTTTTGCCGCTCCATATCAGAAGCTGACAAGGTGCTGGAGGTCATGACTGCCAACGGGCTGCAGCGCGGCAAAAATGGGCTTGAAGTCTATGTGATGTGCGAAATACCCTCCAATGTGATTCTTGCCGCCGACTTTGCCAAACGCTTTGACGGTTTTTCCATTGGTTCCAATGACCTGACCCAGCTGACGCTTGGAGTGGACCGGGACTCAGACGAGCTTGCGCACCTGTTCAGCGAAGAGGACAAGGCGGTCAAGTGGATGATCAGCCATGTGATCAAAGCCGCACACGAAGCCGGAACCAAGGTCGGCCTGTGCGGACAGGCACCCAGCGACCATCCCGAGTTCGCCACTTTCCTGGTGGAAAGCGGAATCGATTCGATATCCGTCACCCCCGACAGCTTTATCCGGGTCAAGCAAAAGGTCGCAGAGGCAGAGAAAAACGCTTAGTGGCCTGCAGCAAGCTGCTGACGGGTCATGCTGAAGGATAATTTGCTACGATGACGAATCACTGCCCCTCCCCGTTGCTTGCTTGCGACGGTGCTCGAGGAGCGCGAATGATTTCATCTGCCATTTTCAGATAGGCACTGCCCGTGCTTTGCACTGTATGGGTATCAGTTTGCTCCGAGGCGAGATGTACTTCCTCCAACATTGCAGCCAGCCCGTCAAGCTCCGACCGAATTTTGTTCAGGGCGTTTTCCAGGGTGTACGTCAGTTCGTGGATTTCAACCATCCGCCGTGGCGACAGGTCATTCTTATCCAGAATATCCCCCAGTTCTTTGTTGTGATCCCTGAAATTGAGCAGAGCGGCTGCCAGCGTTTCGGACGGTTTACCCTTGAAATGATCGGGGCGCTCCGAAGACAGGGCTGCCCCCGAAAAAACAGGGACAAGCACGATTGCTGTCATGACCAGCGCTAATTTTCTCATGAGCATGGTGGTTCTCCTGATGACTTGATAGGTATTAAATAGAATGCGAAAACGTCACTGGCCTCCCGCTCGGCAGCGCTCACTCCACCGACGCCAACACGAGCCGGCGGCATGCCGTTCCAAGTTGAGCGACCGATAGCAAAAGACAGCAAAGCCGATAGCCTTTCCACACCAGTAATGATAACGATAATCATTCTAATACATGACGGGGAACGAAAACAACCCCGGCCAAAGAACGAAATACCGGGGCGGGAAGCCCGGTCCCAAGCCCCGCGAGAGGAAAATATTTCCGGCTGTTGTCGATATCATCGTTTCACTCTCGACTATTGGACGACCACGCAATCGCAATACAATGAAACGCCTGATATATCTCTGCCTGATCTATGGCGAGAAGCCCTGATGGCTGCGATAGACCATATGACATCGACGAAAGGAGTAAACCATGCAAGTCCAGACCTACCTTTATTTCAACGGCTGCTGCGAGGAAGCGCTGGCCTTTTACCGCCAGCATCTGGAGGCGGAAGTGCTCATGTCCATGCGCTTCAGTGAAAGCCCCGTCCCCATGGAGGGCAGTGGCGAAGGCTGCACCGGCAATACCATGCCCCCGGGGTATGAAAACAAGATCATGCACTGCTGTTTTCGCATCGGCAAAACGGAAATCCTGGCTTCCGACGGCATGTGCACAGGTACACCGGATTTCCAGGGCTTTTCCCTCGCCCTGACCGTCGCCGACAAAGAGGAAGCGCAGCATAAGTTCGGCTTGCTCGCCGACGGCGGCGATATCCAGATGCCCATGGAAGAAACCTTTTTCTCGCCGGCCTTTGGCATGGTGAAGGATCGCTTCGGTGTATCCTGGAGCGTCCTCGTGGAACAACCACAGGGCTGACAGGAGCAAGGAAGCCCGATAATGAAATACCTCTGCCTCGCCTACGAGGAAGAACGCAAGCTAACCGAGCTGACAGACGCGCAGTGGCGCGAACTGCGCCAGGAAACCCTGGATTACGTCGCCGATCTGCAGCAGCGGGGTAAACTGGTACTCACCAATGCGTTGCAGAGTGCCCGCTCGGCCCACACGGTGAAAATTCGCGAGGATCAGCGCGCCGTCACCGACGGCCCCTTCGCCGAGACCAAGGAACAGATCGGCGGTTTCTTCCTGATCGAGGCAGAGTCTGAAGACGAAGCCCTCGACATCGCCGCGGGCTGGCCGTCGGCACGGATCGGTACCATTGAAGTGAGACCCATTGAAGAAGCGCTGCGGCTCAAAGGCCGCTACTGAGTCCGTGGAGTATTGCCATGACTGTGGATGAATTAGCACCACCTTCTACCAAGGGCGCCGCATGCCAACGACCAACCGGCTGCACCAACCTGCCCTTGCCAAAGGCAGAGGACATGTTGCGCCAATAGTCACACAGGAACCTGGGGACGAGCGCGGCAAACCGCACGACTTAGACTCTGCAGAGTGCGAGGCATTGCTTTGAATTTTAATGTTGCGTGCTTGAGCGTGTATCCCCGATAGACTGGCTACGGCCGTCTCTGACCAGCGTGTCGATATTGCTGCCGGTCAGCGCCTGCAGAAACTGGACAAGGTCCTTCCGCTGATCCGCATCGAGGTTCAGGGGGCGAATGCGCGGGTCCAGCCCGGGATGCTGCACGCCGCCACGGTTGTAGTAATCCACCACGGACTCGAGGTCGGGCAAGCTGCCGTCGTGCATATAGGGTGCCGTGATGGCCACGTTGCGCAGACTGGCCGCGCGGTACAGCCAGCGATCCGCGCTGTTCCCGGTAGCCTCGTACCGACCCAGGTCATTCACGTTTGGCAGCTCGAATGATACGGTTGGCACCACTTCCACGCCCGGTGCCAGACGCAGGCGGTCGATGGTCCGGCCCGCCCCATACTGCGCGCGTAGCCGATGCCTGTATCATAGTAGGCATCGTCGGTGAAATGCGCATGGTCCTTTGCCACGGTGTGGCAGCCGATACAGCCTTTGTTCCGAAACAAGTCCCAGCCCCGCCGGGCCGCGGCGCTCATGGCGCCCTCCTCGCCCCTAAAATACCAGCGGTCGAAGGGGGAATTGGCGGCCAGCAGGCCTCGCTGATAACTGGCCAGGGCCATGCCCACGGTTTCCACGGTCAGCCCCTGTGGAAAGGCCGTCTCGAACAGGCCCTGATAGTCCCCGGCGTTGCGGATGGTGTCCAGCACGAAACCAATGGAGGGGTTGGCCATCTCGTTGGCCTGGAGCAGCGGCTGCCAGACCTGGTTTTCCAGGGTGGATTCCCGCCCGTCATGGAACAGCGCGCGCCGGTAGGCCACGTTGAGCAAGGTGGGAGCATTGCGCCTCACGAACCGGCCCTGGAACCCTACGGGAGTACGCACTTCCCGCTGGCTGAAGCCCTGTTCAGGCACGTGACACATAGCGCAGGACAGCGTACCGTTGAAGGACAGACGCCGGTCGTAAAACAGTTTGCGTCCCAGCTTGACCCTGGTCTCGGTCATGGGATTGCGGGCGGGAACCGGTACCGCCGGAAGGCCCAGCGGCGGTGACTCGACCAGCGCGACAAGGTCCGCGGGTTCACCCTCGATGGCGGCCAACACCCGGGAGGCGGACGCACCTGCGCAGGCCCTGGCTGTCACTATGAGAGCCATTCCCAGCAGCAACACCAGCAGTGAAAGGCGGCTTGCGGACACGGCGGTTTGGTCTATCCTTGATGCATTGCAACAACCATCATAATAGGGAGAGAACCGGCATGCGAACCCTACTTGCCCTTGTTTTGTTGTATACCACTTACGCATTCGCCGACGAGACCTGCATGTCGCCCTACATGGCGAAAATAGAGGGTCAGGAGGATTTTGTTTACGTCTGGACACTCGGCATTGAAGGCGTCGGCGACGAGCAGGACAAGCTGGTCACCGTCGACGTCAATCCGGAATCCGAGGATTACGGCAAGGTGGTCGCCACGCTGTCGGTTGGCGGCCGCAACGAGGCCCATCACACGGGCCTCACCGACGATC
It contains:
- a CDS encoding cytochrome c peroxidase, whose translation is MSASRLSLLVLLLGMALIVTARACAGASASRVLAAIEGEPADLVALVESPPLGLPAVPVPARNPMTETRVKLGRKLFYDRRLSFNGTLSCAMCHVPEQGFSQREVRTPVGFQGRFVRRNAPTLLNVAYRRALFHDGRESTLENQVWQPLLQANEMANPSIGFVLDTIRNAGDYQGLFETAFPQGLTVETVGMALASYQRGLLAANSPFDRWYFRGEEGAMSAAARRGWDLFRNKGCIGCHTVAKDHAHFTDDAYYDTGIGYARSMGRAGPSTACVWHRAWKWCQPYHSSCQT
- a CDS encoding YciI family protein; translation: MKYLCLAYEEERKLTELTDAQWRELRQETLDYVADLQQRGKLVLTNALQSARSAHTVKIREDQRAVTDGPFAETKEQIGGFFLIEAESEDEALDIAAGWPSARIGTIEVRPIEEALRLKGRY
- a CDS encoding cytochrome-c peroxidase, which translates into the protein MNDLGRYEATGNSADRWLYRAASLRNVAITAPYMHDGSLPDLESVVDYYNRGGVQHPGLDPRIRPLNLDADQRKDLVQFLQALTGSNIDTLVRDGRSQSIGDTRSSTQH